One Microplitis mediator isolate UGA2020A chromosome 3, iyMicMedi2.1, whole genome shotgun sequence DNA segment encodes these proteins:
- the LOC130664968 gene encoding dynein axonemal assembly factor 1, translated as MEIEGALEELNKIDGEVDHTRDVNLLISAISDGKMIIEENKTKALDKLDIELNSDCNFSHDDFERPLDEGDVSEIKKKFYYENLKIETDDEGEDFLEVEKKNLTQVIIEDKVYEFNEKHGKRMTEDLIRNHCKKENLYQTPYLNDVLYLHYNGFSYIENLGKYTGLKCLWLENNGIKEIANLSNQRELRCLYLHNNLISKIENLEALTKLDTLNLSHNTIRTIENLDGLKVLNTLNLSHNYLTSVQDIEHLKYLDSLSVLDVSHNRIESPEVMEIFGAMKSLRVLTLMGNPVLRSIKTYRKVMILKCKNLSYLDDRPVFPIDRACALAWERGGAEEEMRERDRWNKAEQKKINDSIMWLINVPQLEGKIEINLPPLDDTDDEKSSDGEDDEENFFECKENHLGNEENIMGIKKILKENYL; from the exons atggAAATTGAAGGTGCCCTTGAggaactaaataaaattgatgggGAAGTTGATCATACTAGAgacgttaatttattaattagtgcGATAAGTGACGGAAAAATGATTATAGAGGAAAATAAAACCAAAGCGCTCGATAAATTGGACATTGAGTTAAATAGTGACTGCAATTTTTCGCATGATGATTTTGAGCGGCCCCTAGACGAGGGCGACGTCAGtgaaattaagaaaaaattttactatgaaaatttgaaaattgaaactGATGACGAGGGTGAGGATTTTTTGGaggttgagaaaaaaaatttaacccaaGTCATTATTGAGGACAAAGtttatgaatttaatgagAAACATGGAAAGAG GATGACAGAAGATCTGATACGGAATCACTGCAAGAAGGAAAATTTATATCAGACTCCGTATCTTAATGATGTGCTGTACCTCCACTACAATGGATTTTCATATATTGAGAATCTGGGAAAGTACACGGGGCTGAAGTGCCTGTGGCTGGAGAACAATGGAATCAAAGAGATCGCTAATTTGAGCAATCAGAGGGAATTGAGATGTTTGTATTTGCACAATAATTTGATATCGAAAATTGAGAATCTTGAAGCTCTTACTAAGTTGGATACTCTAAATTTGTCGCACAATACTATTCGCACAATCGAAAATCTTG aTGGCTTAAAagttttgaatactttgaatcTATCGCACAATTATCTGACAAGTGTCCAAGATATCGAGCACTTGAAATATTTGGACTCACTCTCAGTTCTTGATGTCTCGCACAATCGAATCGAATCACCAGAAGTAATGGAG ATTTTTGGCGCCATGAAGTCTCTACGGGTGTTGACGTTAATGGGAAATCCAGTTTTGAGGTCCATTAAAACCTACCGTAAAGTAATGATTTTGAAATGTAAGAATCTGAGTTATCTTGATGACCGTCCGGTTTTTCCCATAGATCGAGCTTGTGCCCTAGCATG GGAACGAGGGGGCGCTGAAGAAGAAATGAGGGAACGGGACCGATGGAATAAAGcagaacagaaaaaaataaatgatagtaTTATGTGGTTAATTAATGTGCCACAGCTTGAAgggaaaattgaaataaatttaccgcCACTTGATGATACTGATGATGAAAAATCATCTGATGGTGAAGatgatgaagaaaattttttcgaatgtAAAGAAAATCACTTGGGAAATGAGGAAAATATCATGGGAATAAAGAAAATacttaaagaaaattatttatag